A genomic region of Salvelinus alpinus chromosome 12, SLU_Salpinus.1, whole genome shotgun sequence contains the following coding sequences:
- the LOC139535227 gene encoding guanylin-like translates to MKTILSIALVLLALYLVSEAHAVQVQVQEGDFVFSLESVKKLQELTESSSVNGKQNPHLASTSFASVCANPSLPQEFMPLCMQRGASMSLSRLATVPIDVCEICAFVACTGC, encoded by the exons ATGAAAACCATTCTCTCCATTGCTCTTGTGCTCCTGGCTCTCTATCTGGTCTCTGAAGCCCATGCAGTCCAAGTACAAGTGCAG gAGGGCGACTTTGTTTTCTCACTGGAATCAGTAAAGAAGCTCCAAGAACTGACAGAGAGCAGCAGTGTAAACGGGAAGCAGAATCCTCATCTCGCCAGCACCAGCTTTGCTTCCGTCTGTGCTAACCCCTCCCTGCCACAGGAGTTCATGCCCCTGTGCATGCAGAGAGGGGCCAGCATGTCTCTCTCAAGACTAG CTACTGTGCCTATAGACGTCTGTGAGATCTGTGCCTTTGTTGCCTGCACAGGCTGTTAG